A region of the Drosophila subpulchrella strain 33 F10 #4 breed RU33 chromosome 3L, RU_Dsub_v1.1 Primary Assembly, whole genome shotgun sequence genome:
tggcaaaagttttgtttttgttttcatcgCTTTTGTTGCATGCAGCATAGTCGACTGTGTGGGAAAAAACCGCGTCAAAAGCAACGGAAATGCAATGGAACATGGGTACCCGCACCCAGTCTCAGCATTTCCCtatttttccccattttcctaCCATTTTCCTACCATTTCCCATCCAGCCTCCAGTCGCAGCCCTTTCCTTCGCTCCGCTTTTGTACATTTcagttttggtttttatttttgcatgGCATTGATATGGCAAAAGTTGTCGGATTGCCGTTGTTTCGGGGCCTTGGGTTTGAGCAGTTATGACCGCAAAATCAGCTTAAAGTTGTTCAGTCCGATGAAGCTGAAAAGCCGGCGAACTGTGAGTTTGCAATGAAAAGGCGGGATTGAAAAGGTAGGAGCTTCTGGCAGAAAATTACTGAGTAACTTGAGATGTGCTTAAAGAAGGATTTACTTTTAATTCATACGCTTTTATAAAGGCTTTAAAATTGCATATTGACTagacaattttaattaaatataataaataaacttaaataCTTTTTGGAACATTTGAAGAATAAATTTGGCAATatctgaaaaatataaaaattattctAAATGCAACGCATTTTTAACTGGGAATTTTCAATTACTTTAAAGGAATAAGccagttacaatttttattatagccttaagcaattaaaattaAGACATCATCAGTAATTattgaaatctttaaaatttaaaaatattgtgttctatattaatcttttttagcatttaaaaattttacaagAACCAGAAATGTGTTATTTAATCGGGctgttaaataaatgaaaataagaTGATAATGACATCCAAAACATGCTTTAACTGGTCCCAGAAATAAAAAGAATTccttacaaaataaaaatgtacttGATCAGCAATTAACCCTACCAGCATTTACATGCAGTCAGCTTGTGCCGACACTCCTGACAATCCTGTCACTTCCCACCTCTCAATTCCGTCAATCAGTCGGGGGGAAAAAATCAAGTCAGGACCGCCAACTAACCATAAATGCGCCAGAGCcgaaatacaaattaaattaagcgACGAGACAAAAGGCAGACTTGCAGCAATTTACAGAGAAACTGCCAACCAATCAAATTGCCATAAAACCGGGGGCAGGCCGAAAAAAGGGGGGGCACAATTCCCAGATTGACAATTGCGGTGGCGGTGGCGGTGGCTCTGGCCTGAGTAAATAATTTCGTCTTGGCCATAAAAAGGCTGTTTTTCAGTGGAGCAGGCCTGTCAATTGCCGGGAGATTGATGCCCCTGGATAATAGCGACGCGAACAATTTGCAGACGACAACACGCCGCAAAGCTGAGGAGACAAACTTGGAGCTCCTTGGcctttttttgtttaccagaaggaaaaaaaaaccagAGACAGATGGAGACGCGACATCATCTCCAACGGTGGTCTGCGGCGACAACTGAATGACAACTCTTTAGGCCGTCCGCGCTAACGGGATCTGCGGCTGAGCAAGTTATTTGCCCAAAAATGGCCAGGAACATTCGAAGTGTTGACGTGGCTCGGACGGGTGACAAAGGCGCATGCGTGACACCCCCAGGAGATGGATAAATGCAGCAGGGACTGGGGTATCGGAGGTACCGGGGGTTATGGATGGGTACAGCGCGGCATTGCGAAACCTCTCTATCCAATATGGTAAACCATTCGGGGACAAATTCCTGCCCAGCTGTCCCAGCTCAATTAGCTATCAAGATCATCGCGACTTTGACTCCGCGAAATGGGAATTGTTCTTGGCCAACAGCTGGATGGCTGGATGGGATAGACGGGCCTAGACAAAGACAAAGGCCCCATTGTCTCGGCCCTCCGGCAGGATGCAATAAAATGCAGGTGCATATCCCACATCCATCTCCAGATACTGCTTTGAATTCAACTTCATCTGCAGTTGCACTTGgaaaaatgtttgatttaatAGTTTATTAATTCTTATTTGAATTATTACCTCACTAGCTAAtcaaaaatttattaattaagtcgcaggtattttaattattagCGTTATatgaaagaaaatattttttatactttacaGACATGCACATTATGGctttttacatttatatacatatataaaatcaCTTTgttacaataaaaatatttatatattttaaggatTTAAAGATGTAATATGTTTAGAGATTGCTAACGTAAAATATCTTACATAGCTGTTGtattgacatttttttaaaaattataatggaaggaattttttaatatgactttctatatataataatttcaaataaatgtTCAAGAAAAAATATGGTAGTATTGCATTTGGTTTTCTATATATTCCAACACTTTTCCACCTCTTTCTCCtagtttcaaaatatatattatagatATATAATTATAGGATCAGCAACAATTTCAGTGCATGTCCTTTGCGAAGTGCATCCTCGTTCTGTTCTCGCCGCGTTCTCACCATGTTGCCAAGTCATTAACTTGAGCCTGTTTCTGGCTTTTGTAGCATGTTTGTGATTACACGAGTGGGGGACGCACATGGACGTGGCAAGGGGGGTCGGAAATGGGGGCAGGGGAGGTGCAAAGGGGTCCTGCGAGCGAGGACTGTAACAAAAGCGGCCAGGACATGGACATGTCGTTGCTGTTGTTGCGCCTTGAGCGTTTGGGCCATTTGAAAATTGCAGCAGGGTTGCAAGCAACCACTTCGAGGCAGATTCCTCACCCCCAACCCCTCCTACCATACTCACCCCCTCctcttatttttttgccaGCGCCATTGTCTCGCCAagtaagtgtgtgtgtgcttcgCTCATGTGCGAATTTTTTATGGCTCGAAGAAAACAACCCCCAAGTGGCAGACACGCTGGTGTGCGTGTGGCAATGTCAACTGGGGCGTCTACAAGCTGCTAAGTGCACTTGCCCAGCGTTTCCTTGGCCCCTCCCAGGACATCCCCGCCCCCCCTCCTTTTGGCACACACATGTGTCACAGTCGCAGCCTTTCTTCTCCTAGCCATGAATACATAATGCCCTGCACTTGAGGCGGACTCTTTTCTTTTTGCCTCCTTTTTGCGACAAAGGCGAGCGGCTAATTCAGATGCCAGATTCTCGGCTCCAAGGGTCCGTCAGATAAATGCATTCTCTAAATGTTGCAAAAAGGATACACACACCCCCCTTCAGGCCCACGTGAACAAATGGAAGCCCCCTGCCAAGGATCTTTTTGTGTTCCGTTCCTTCCGTTGCCAGTCGGCCGGAAAGTAATTAAAATCTGCGCTTAAGTGCAGCTCTTCAAAATGCTGCtgtgaaacaaaaaaaatatgaaattgaGTTGCAGAAAAGTGAAAAAGGATTCGAATGAGGTCCTTAAAATGGACAGAAATGTGGCAACACATTGATGATATATAATTTCATACACCCAGATCCatttgaataatataataaattcgATATGTTatacacaaataaataataaactatCAAACAAACGACACCTGGCGtctattttaaaaactatcaAATAAATCTGTTTCAATAGAAAAGAAAAAGGTCCTTGAAACAATTTGCATATCCTTGAACAGCTTACCGGCGCCCTCTGTTGGCAGGATAAACTGTTCCCATACCTTTAGCACAGACACATTTCAAGTGGGAATGGTTTTTAGATAGGGGAAAAACGTAGAAACAACTCAAAAAGGGGTGGAAAACATAGCACAACATCGCAAAGCAAAAACGTGGAAATAATTACACTCAAACTCAAACTTGTACTCAAAGTCACCCCTAACTCAAAATTACCCCTCAAATATTAAAACTCAAAGTAAATAAAGGAGCTCAACTCAAAAGGAATCGAGGGGAGTATAATTGAGTCGTAACAAGTTGAGCTAAAAAACTTATATGTATAAATGTATGGTATGTGTTTTCCATTTCTGGCAGCTGTGCTAATTAATCGAAGCTAGTAATTAAACAGAATAAAGGAAAATGTAATAATGCTGGATGAGGAAAATGGCATAACGAAacacatattatattatattattattaataaattatataaaaaccaAAGAgagcatttattttatttcataatgTCCTGTCATAAAATATGTGATTAGTCAcatcaaattaaaaatgttttaaattataataatttattattaagaccctgaataatattattttgccATATCACCAACTCTAGTAATGTTAACTAAATcttaataaatatgttttgtttgttttccctAGAAGTTTCCATACTCAAACCATAACTTAAGTGGGCATATAGTgacaatatatttttctataaaaaTTCAGCAAACTTTACAGTGAGACAACCGACAGATTCCTTGCCATTTCCCCCATATTATTAAATACAGAAACTTTCGAGGGACCATGGCAACGTAAGCGACGAAGAATGTTAAGAGTTTTCAATATGATGCAAACATTTTCTACATTTCCCAAACTTTTTCTTGCCACACGCAGCTGACGGGACAAAGTTTTCCTTCGATGGCGAGCGGGAAAAAAATCCTGGAGATATTCTCCATCATCATCTGAAACATCATTGTTCGCTCCGGGCACAAGTTCAATTCTCAAATGCAAACTGCAAATGAGCAAAAAATTGTCAGACCATCGGGATGCGGGGGAAAACTGtgaaaattgaaatgaaaattaCCCATTGTGGCATCGGCAGCATTTCAATTTGAGCTGCCATTTTGCACGTGCCCGGAGAAGGCTTCCTCCTGACCACCCATCCCCTCCTCCCCCGCATTCCCTCTAATGGTCCATGGCTGGTTGAGTTTCCACCATTTTCCCACCCACATTAAGCCACCCATAATCTTGGCAAAATGCCTGGGAGCCTTGCATTTTATTCATGGCCTCCGTCCACGTCCGACTTTATTAGTTATTTTCCGCTCAATTTGTGCTCCTGGGGAGGCAGGATAacaagaaaaattattttcatttcattcaACACATTCATTATGGTCCAGAGTAGAGCAGTGCTTGTCCAATGCCACACCTTTCTGGCCCTTTGTTACAGAGGCAGGCGGGAAAAAATCTAACGAATTTCTGTTCAATTAGTCTTGATTAGTTTACCATAAGAAACTAAAACGTATGAAAACTAAACTAACTAAGCTAACTGTATATAACTATTAGTAATATTTAATAtgcaaacatttaaaaatgaagCCCCACTTAAATTAAACATCCCAAATCTCGAGGTACAATCGTAAATAAAAAGTTCAGAAATGTACAAAATAATGTAGGGTACTCTATAAATTTGTATTCACATTTGTTGTAAAATGTTGTTAAATATTACAATCAATattctataattttttgttcAGTGTATCGCCTAATTATCACAGGTGGCAAGATGGAGACATCTTTTGTTGCAATTCACGTTGATTAGCGGCCGGTGAAGGTCGAGTCCTGTTTCACCAGTCCCCTGATTTCCTCCTTTTGAGAACCTTTTCAGCTGGTTCCACAGAGTGAGAAAAGTTCACAGCTAATTACATTGGTTAGTTAAAAGTTTAGGCACAATTATCAACACTTTTCAAGGCGCGACATGATGGGGCAGAAAAAACTTGTCAGACACGCCCACTGCCGCCCACTATATAAGACCAACGCGAAGGACTGACCACAAACAGTTCCAGTTCGAAATTTCTCGGtaaagttaacaaaaaaaaacttaaatataaaatggaAAAGCCAGTGGAAAATTCACCCAGGACCTTTATGGAGTTGATGCGAGTGCCAGTGCAGTTTTACCGGAGCATTGGAGAGGATATCTACGCCCATCGCTCCACCAATCCATTGAAATCCCTTCTGCTTAAGATCTATCTATATGCGGGTTTTATCAACTTCAATCTGCTGGTCATCGGTGAACTGGTGTTTTTCTACAAATCAATTCAGGACTTTGAGACCATTCGTTTGGCCATCGCAGTGGCTCCCTGCATTGGATTTTCCCTAGTGTCTGACTTTAAGCAAGTCGCCATGGTGAAAGGCAAGAAAACATTGATTATGCTGCTCGATGACCTAGAGGAAATGCATCCAAAGAGCCTGGAGAAACAGAAGGAATATAGACTGTCAGATTTTGAGAAGACCATGAAGCGTGTGATCAATATTTTCACCTTTCTCTGCCTGGCATATACGACTACTTTTTCCTTTTACCCGGCTATTAAGGCCTCtgtgaaatttaattttatgggCTACGAGACCTTTGATCGTAATTTCGGTTTCCTCATTTGGTTTCCCTTCGATGCCACGAGCAGTAATTTGGTTTACTGGATCGTGTACTGGGATATAGCTCATGGAGCCTATCTAGCGGGTATAGCTTTTCTCTGCGCCGATCTCTTGCTCGTCGTTGTCATCACCCAGATTTGCATGCACTTCAACTATATATCTATAAGATTGGAGGAGCATCCCTGTAAACCGGAGGAGGACAAGGAAAATAAAGAATTCCTCATTGGTATCATTAGATATCACGACAAGTGCCTCAAGTAAGAGAAATATCTCTCATTTGGactataataattaatatatttttcccTAGACTCTGCGAACATGTCAACGATCTATATAGCTTCTCCCTTCTGCTAAATTTCCTGATGGCTTCTATGCAGATTTGCTTCATCGCCTTTCAGGTCACCGAATCCACTGTAGAGGTCATTATTATTTACTGCATTTTTCTGATGACCTCAATGGTGCAAGTATTTATGGTGTGCTACTATGGAGACTCTTTAATTGCTGCGGTGAGTTTAAGgtgaaatatgaaatattattcCTTCCACACTAATATCCTTTTTAGAGCTTGAGAGTGGGAGATGCTGCTTACAATCAAAAATGGTTCCAGTGCAGCAAAAGCTATTGCAGCATGCTAAAGCTGCTGATTATGCGAAGTCAGAAGCCGGCTTCAATAAGACCACCCACTTTTCCACCCATATCTTTGGTTACCTATATGAAggttttaaaaactaaaaagaattttacaattttataCTATACCAACTTTTCCGCAGGTTATCAGCATGTCGTATCAATTCTTTGCCTTACTGAGAACCACATACAGCGATAATTGATTGCTCAAAGCGCCCCTCTCCGCGCTTCTCAAATCGCCAACTTGGTGTGAATCGATTTGTAAAAAGGGATTTTTAACATCTCTTCAAATATCTACCCTACACAGCTCTTCCCTGCAATGCAACGCCAATCGCTACATCAGAAGCTTTCGAACTTAATGACGCCCTCGACACGctttgataatatttaattaaaaatcgcatttaaaattaataagctTAAATGGAGACCAATAGCGCCTGGCCGAGCACAAAAATCCGGCAACAGTAGAGAGGCACACGAggcaaacaaaataataatttttttcaaaaggaaTATTACAGCACAGTCCACAAAAAAGAACGCCAAGAACGGGGACGCAAATAAAAGCAGCAAATGGGGCTCCCATCCGCCTACGAAAAAAAGACCCCCGTTCTGACCTGGTAATAAAAGGAACAACATAAAACGCAATCACAATCATCGACAATAATCTGGCAGCAACAACCAACAAAAAAATGcttattataaaatttcacAGTTTTTCAATGAGCAAAAATGAAGCGGAGTGggtgtaaaaaaaaaatggtcgAGTGTGAGGGTGGGTGGAATGGCAAtggcttttcaaaatcataATGGCAGCTAGTAACAAGAGTTTTGTGTGCAAATAAGTGGGCGGGGGTggtataaaaatttgttttgccATGGCGGCCAACCGATCAGAGTCGGAGCTGGCAAATACCACGTCAGCAGGAGATGCTCTCCATATCCCAGCTTTCGAACACTCCACCGCCCTATACACTGAGAAAAAGGGATAGGTGCTTAAAGTGGTTCTAAAGATTATATTAAATCATTAATTCATGCATAATGTCCTCCTATTTTGATTCGGGTACAAATATtggtaaaatttaaaagtttataAAAAGCATATTTGATAAACATGAAAAATTCGGTGAAAAATAcgttgaaaaaaaaatataaattccccaattaaaaagctttataagtaaaatattaacaaatattgGTTATATTTAATTAGAACATTAAATTAATGACAATATAACGTCTTATTCTTTCTGAAAATTATCTTAATTAggtttgaaattttatttacacCTCTAATCTCAATCGGTTTTCAAAACTTGAAATGAAAcatattcaaatattttctcAGTGTACTTCTTCGACGTGCACGTCACGCGCGACCACTTAAAAAACCTTGGCCACCCAGCCCCCAACCACCCAACGCTCCGCCGCCCCCTCCCCGCAACCAACCCCACCCCCTCACCAACAGTTCGTTGCATTTTCCCTTAACAGGCCGTTAGTCGTTATTATTTTGGTCCATTGACGCTGCGGGCCATTGCTATATAGTGTGTACACAAGGCGAAGGAGCGAGTGCCTGTGTGTATATAATGGCTCCTGCATATAAAGGAGAGGTCCTTATGTACCACCCCCAGGACATGGACTCAAACCCGAACCGAAACTCGGACCATCCACCCTCAGTGACGTTCATGTCCCGTATTGGAATCGCGTTCGTTTCGTTTTGGTCCTGCTCTAGGTCCTTCTCCTCCCCCTCCTCCTCATCCTCCTTATCGCCATCATCCtcatcaccatcaccatcaccatcatcatcatcgtcggcaggagcagcaggatGGAACTTTGGATGGGGGCACAGGCACACTCTGAACCACCAGGAGGgcaatttttataattttagtcTCGTTTGCTTTGaatttactttttattttcttccttttttatatttttccagCTCTGTTTCTTTTCAAGCTTCCCTTGGCCTGACTCCTCCCCTTCATTCAGGACTTCGTCCTGGCGGGTGGATGCTGTTTTTTAGCCCCCAGCCTCGATTTCTTTGGCTTGTTTCTTTTCTAACATTTCTTGTCAGCCAGCggagacaggacagacagagacGGATAAATCGAGAGTGAGCGAGAGGGCCAGCATGGGTTCTACTTATGGCCTTTGTATTGGTTTCGGTTAACGCTTTTCAAACCCCCCCGCCAGCGAATGCAAAATGGCGTTGACTGTAttgatttttgatttattgccGATTTGCCTTGTTTATGCCCGGATTGCGGGCTCACTGTACAGGGCCAACAAGGCGGCTAATGCAGGGCTAATGATTAGTCAACGCAGAGGCAACTGTACTGGGGGATGGATGGTATAGAGCAGGGAGATCTACAGGATCCAAGATCTTTGATCGCTAATATTTGAgtgaaatttttaattttacagaTTTTGTATCAAGGTGACCAAAGATTGGAACAAATTTaccatattatttttataaataaatacattttttaaattttaaatatttcatagtgacttataaatattgtttttgaATTAGAAGCACTATGTTTTAAGATTTGAAAAATGAGAacctgtatttttaatatattgaatatatatatctttataaTGCCCTTTttataacattaaaaataaaaagtgttTAACCGAAATGAGGTGCAGCAACCAAGACAATCTAGTAATGTTAATTACAAATacttaagtgattttaataaaacacaatAGGAAGATATTTTAAGTAAGTCTGCAATGCTATGGTCTTGAAGTTGTCCCATTGGATTTTAATTTCAATCAACTAGGCAAATTATCAGCATTGTTGTCCTTCTATCAATGTATCTATTCTCGGTGAACAGCCAATGGCTGATGTCCTTTTATCGAACATTCTTTCCTGCCCATCGCGCCCACTCCATTTGCAGCTCATATTTCCTCTCGCATTTTTCCCCATCAAGGCAAACATTTGTAAAAAGCGGGAGGAGTGGAAAAAATGCCTGATACAAAATACGCAAATACGTTGAGAAATCTTTTTATTTTGCCGGGCATTCGGGCTCATCAGCTTTTAATTTTGTCCTCTTGCCGAGGTCCCAGGCCCCGGGATTTCTCAGAGTCTCCTCGTTCCGAGTTTAAGACCCAGTCTCGTGGCAACCGGCGCTAATGAGATCCAAGCGAAGAGTCCAGGCAACTTTCCATTACGCTGAGTTTTTCCAGCTTTTTTTGCATCGccttttcccgcttttcctATGCCTTCCTTGTTGTGTTTCGTCCTGAACCTTTGTGCGCGATGGCTGGCCATTTTCCCCCATAGGACAGCAAATGTCCTTTTGGCTTGTTAAGAAAATGTCGCTCTCTAATGCCTGAGACAAGAAAAGCAGGGGTGGAAAATTCAGAGGGGTTTTGGGGAAGGGGGGCCACGACTGACTAGTTGACGTTGTTGCTTTTCCTCCGTCGCGCTCTTAAATtagaaaaatgtaaatttattttaattaagatAAATAAGTAACAAAATGTTTTATGGAAATTACGTTAACAACGCGTAGACAGGAGGGGAATGATGGGTGGTTGGCTGGTTGGTGGAGGTGGGTGGCACTTTCGACCATTACTGGACAAGGACCTCTGGGGGGCGGGGACCGCAGGACAACTGCTTTAGCATGCAAATACACATAATCAGCAGGCAGCAGGCAAACAGCTAACAACaagctgcaaaaaaaaaaagaaatacagAGGTACTCCCACCCACCCTGAAAATGGAATTATTTTTCCGCCATTTTTTATGGCTTTGTTGAAAAGTTGTGCCGACTGTTTGCTCGTTTGTTTCTCGCATTTTTTCCTCTATTTATTACCATCGATCGATGAGTGATTCCCGTTTATTTGCATTGATTACCCATGTACACACACTTTCGAGCGCCACTGTTATCGACACTCGTCTGCTGTTCGACGTTGAAACTTTTAATTGAGTGCCCCCCACCAGAGGTTTaacaattaataaaatatttctcgTTGTTCTTGTTCAAATTAATCAGAGAATTAACAAagcaaaccaaaaaaaaatgtatatttatggGAAAAGTTTGAAAAGTACAAATGGTATTTACTgagatttgtttatttaaaaagtcTCGAGTAGAAATTTAAAGAATTAAcatgaaataaaatgtaagctGGCTTAGCTATCATCGCCAAAGTAAAGTTCGATGATTTGCTGAGCTGCCTGATAGATTTCCACGTTCTCGTGGGTCTGTAGCTCTTCGATTTTGGCCAAGCCCCCACAATCATAAATGGATTTGGCCAGCTCATCTGCATGGGAATGGGCCATCTTGAGCATATTGCTTAGGCCACTTAGCACTGTCTTGGTGGTTTCCTCCAATTTGCCAGTTAGGACATCACAGAACGGCTTAAGGACACCTTTCCTGACTAAAGTTATCATCTGATCCTCAGTGCAATGCTTAGTGAGATTACTTATAGCGGTGGCAGCCACGTAGTCCAGCGATCCATCGACATTCAGCATCTCTATGATTTTGGAAAGTAAACCCACATCGATGATGGCCTGCACCCAAACATGGTTGCAGGAAGTCACACTCCAGAGGAACCGAAACTCTTCCTTTAAAATGTTCTTGTTATAACAAAAGCTCTCCGATGGGTAATGAGAAAACGGATCGTGGTTCAAAACCACCTGACACTGCTCATCAGTTCCTTTCAAAATATTTCCCACTGCTCGCAGGGCAGGAGTTTGTACCTTGACCTCCATGTGACCCATGAAGGATATCAATTTTGGAAGCATTCCACTTTCTATTACCATTTGAATGTGTTCCTTTCCACCGCCGGCCAAAAAAGCAATGGCCCACAAAGCGCTATTTAGGATGTCCAAGTTCTCGTTACTAATAAGCACTTCGAGGGCCGGCAGGATCTGCAGGACATTTTCTGTCGATATCGTTGCTATACTGCTACTGCTATAGTATCGGCACAGATTGCCTATTACCAAGGCCACATTATAAAGCATCGGAGATGGCACATCCCGCTGAGTAAAAGAAACCAGGGGCTGAACCACTCCCATTCTGATGACAAAGTCCCGCAGCAAGGGACCATCGCCTATAATATTACCCAAGGCCCAAAGGGCAGGTTCGTAAACGTTCAGATTTTCTGATTTAAGAAATTCCAGAAAAAATGGAACAGTTCCAGCGGCCACCACCTATAAAGGATTAAGAAATATATACAGGACTATAAAACAGATTAGTTTCAGTTACTTTGATGGTTTGTTCAGAGTTTCCAGAGGTCAAGTTGGTCAAGGCCCAGGCAGCCTCAGCCTGTAGGTTTACATGGCTGCTTTCCTTGAGGTAGTTTACCAGGATGGGCAGTATGCCACTTTGGATCACTTCATCAATGGGTGGATTCTCCAAGGAGAGCACAGTGTTAAGGTCCTGGACGGCGGTCAACTGGAGCTCTGGATTAGTCGCATCGATAACCGACTGGACAACCTGCTTTACTTCATCTTGGTTTATCGAACTATCCGTCTTCATTTTCTGTCTTTAATAACTGGATGGTGGAAATTGGGTGCgctatatatgtatttattttgtaatgtGTCAAATTTGACAAGGAAGTCttattattttacttaaaaaacATGGCTCACTATGATTATAAGTTTGAAATATCATTATAAATATCAGGGTTCGTAACTgttataagttttatttttaaaatcactttATAATAGTTATGtcatgatttttatttaaaactcatGAAATAATCGTATTCTCtcagttttatattatattttatatttattaaatatattaatttttttgaaataaTTTACAGTCATAATGTCGGCTGTAAATTATTTCAGAAAAATAATTAGTGATACTAAAGCTAGCAATACGTTTTTCTAAACGATacttatatatgttttttttttttattatttgtatatgtttagttttaattaatgtATTAGTAAGTCATTATAATAAGTCTCCAAACTAAGTGGTATGCCATACGTTATGTCATTATGGATATAATTAAGTTTTCGGCTTCTTGTTACTTGTCCTCAAGTGCGTTCTAATTTTTTCAGAAATAGCATAACTGCTCGGGAAAACCCAACGAAGTCCACTTGGACACCTCCTCCTCCAATGTCCTTTGCTTAGCCTGCAGCATACTTTTCGAGCTTAAtggtttaaatatttactCGTAATTAAAATTCAGCTTTATGCACGTCAAGTGCATAATCACAGACCAAACCAGACCAGGCAAGGCCATTGAGACAATTTTTTCGAGCCCAGAGAGCTGACACTGCCTGGAAAAAGTGGATGCCCAGGGATCCAGATGGTTCGGGGGTTTAGAAGGAGTCGCAGGATCAGAAGGAGCTGGAGTAGGAGCAGAAAAGCAACCATAGACGACATTAGCCGTGGGGCGGAGCAAGCAACTGAAGATTATGTCGCCCCCAAAGTAAATGAAACTTATGCACAAATTACACAAGTCAGTTGACTGGCGTCTACACAAATGCACTGGAAAAAACTATACTAATTTTGTAGGTTCTACTTACTTgagatta
Encoded here:
- the LOC119553971 gene encoding odorant receptor 67c, which gives rise to MEKPVENSPRTFMELMRVPVQFYRSIGEDIYAHRSTNPLKSLLLKIYLYAGFINFNLLVIGELVFFYKSIQDFETIRLAIAVAPCIGFSLVSDFKQVAMVKGKKTLIMLLDDLEEMHPKSLEKQKEYRLSDFEKTMKRVINIFTFLCLAYTTTFSFYPAIKASVKFNFMGYETFDRNFGFLIWFPFDATSSNLVYWIVYWDIAHGAYLAGIAFLCADLLLVVVITQICMHFNYISIRLEEHPCKPEEDKENKEFLIGIIRYHDKCLKLCEHVNDLYSFSLLLNFLMASMQICFIAFQVTESTVEVIIIYCIFLMTSMVQVFMVCYYGDSLIAASLRVGDAAYNQKWFQCSKSYCSMLKLLIMRSQKPASIRPPTFPPISLVTYMKVISMSYQFFALLRTTYSDN
- the LOC119553883 gene encoding importin subunit alpha-3-like → MKTDSSINQDEVKQVVQSVIDATNPELQLTAVQDLNTVLSLENPPIDEVIQSGILPILVNYLKESSHVNLQAEAAWALTNLTSGNSEQTIKVVAAGTVPFFLEFLKSENLNVYEPALWALGNIIGDGPLLRDFVIRMGVVQPLVSFTQRDVPSPMLYNVALVIGNLCRYYSSSSIATISTENVLQILPALEVLISNENLDILNSALWAIAFLAGGGKEHIQMVIESGMLPKLISFMGHMEVKVQTPALRAVGNILKGTDEQCQVVLNHDPFSHYPSESFCYNKNILKEEFRFLWSVTSCNHVWVQAIIDVGLLSKIIEMLNVDGSLDYVAATAISNLTKHCTEDQMITLVRKGVLKPFCDVLTGKLEETTKTVLSGLSNMLKMAHSHADELAKSIYDCGGLAKIEELQTHENVEIYQAAQQIIELYFGDDS